One Microbacterium sp. No. 7 genomic window carries:
- a CDS encoding ABC transporter ATP-binding protein: MTSDDVVNGPDGGSDGFGRVELPPKPSIPAAVAAARPIVVPTVTESAETAKPRQPRKTKKAVRAAAPERPASPPVPPPVAVQVAEPPVAPSGEEPVPDEAFVVEPSVTESSVVESPVVEPLVAEPSAEPAAEAAAGEAPADVPLLDEPRPSQPSGSGPDAPEPPAAVAHPAPVPVAASGYESDVLAVQARGLSKSFGATRAVDGIDLQIPAGCFYGIVGPNGAGKTTTLSLLAGLLRPDAGTIEVAGVDLAADPRAAARRLGVLPDRLRTFDRLTGRQLLHYYGALRGLEADAVSRRAHDLTRALDMAEALSRPVSDYSTGMTKKIMLAGALIHSPRVLVLDEPFESVDPVSSAVMLEILSAFVRHGGTVVLSSHGMELVERTCSGVAVIVAGHVVAAGTVAEVRGEMSLEQRFLQLAGAGDDAEGLEWLHTFSD; this comes from the coding sequence GTGACCTCCGACGACGTCGTGAACGGTCCGGATGGCGGCTCCGACGGGTTCGGTCGCGTGGAACTGCCCCCGAAGCCGTCGATCCCCGCTGCCGTGGCCGCGGCGCGCCCGATCGTGGTCCCGACGGTGACGGAGAGCGCCGAGACGGCCAAGCCGCGTCAGCCGCGCAAGACGAAGAAGGCCGTGCGCGCGGCGGCGCCCGAGCGCCCCGCGTCGCCGCCCGTCCCCCCGCCCGTCGCCGTCCAGGTGGCCGAGCCGCCGGTCGCGCCGTCGGGGGAGGAGCCCGTGCCCGACGAGGCGTTCGTCGTCGAGCCCTCGGTCACGGAGTCGTCTGTCGTCGAGTCACCCGTCGTCGAGCCGCTCGTCGCGGAGCCCTCGGCCGAGCCGGCCGCGGAGGCCGCCGCCGGCGAGGCTCCGGCCGACGTGCCTCTCCTCGACGAGCCCCGCCCCTCGCAGCCGTCCGGCTCCGGCCCCGACGCTCCCGAGCCGCCCGCCGCCGTCGCGCACCCGGCGCCCGTGCCGGTCGCGGCGAGCGGCTACGAGAGCGACGTGCTCGCGGTCCAGGCACGCGGCCTGTCGAAGTCGTTCGGGGCGACGCGCGCGGTGGACGGCATCGATCTGCAGATCCCCGCGGGCTGCTTCTACGGCATCGTCGGGCCCAACGGCGCGGGAAAGACCACGACGCTGTCGCTGCTCGCGGGCCTGCTGCGCCCCGACGCGGGAACGATCGAGGTCGCCGGCGTCGACCTGGCCGCCGACCCCCGTGCCGCGGCCCGTCGCCTGGGCGTGCTGCCCGACCGTCTGCGCACGTTCGACCGGCTCACGGGGCGCCAGCTGCTGCACTACTACGGCGCGCTCCGCGGCCTCGAGGCGGATGCCGTCTCGCGGCGCGCCCACGATCTCACCCGTGCGCTCGACATGGCGGAGGCCCTGTCGCGTCCGGTCTCCGACTACTCGACCGGCATGACGAAGAAGATCATGCTGGCGGGCGCCCTCATCCATTCGCCGCGCGTGCTGGTCCTCGACGAGCCGTTCGAGTCGGTCGACCCGGTCTCCTCCGCGGTCATGCTGGAGATCCTGTCGGCGTTCGTGCGGCACGGGGGCACCGTCGTGCTCTCCAGCCACGGCATGGAGCTCGTGGAGCGCACGTGCTCCGGCGTCGCGGTCATCGTCGCCGGCCACGTCGTCGCCGCGGGCACGGTGGCCGAAGTGCGTGGCGAGATGTCGCTGGAGCAGCGCTTCCTGCAGCTCGCCGGCGCCGGCGACGACGCGGAGGGCCTGGAATGGCTGCACACGTTCTCCGACTGA
- a CDS encoding DUF3039 domain-containing protein, giving the protein MSTPLDSPDQGGLATLDRELEELLREETIEPGDHERFSHYVQKDKIVESAVTGKPVRALCGKKWTPGRDPQKFPVCPTCKEIYERMA; this is encoded by the coding sequence ATGAGCACGCCTCTCGACAGCCCCGACCAGGGTGGCCTGGCCACTCTCGACCGCGAGCTCGAGGAGCTCCTGCGCGAAGAGACGATCGAGCCGGGCGACCACGAGCGCTTCTCGCACTACGTGCAGAAGGACAAGATCGTCGAGTCGGCGGTCACGGGCAAGCCCGTGCGTGCCCTGTGCGGCAAGAAGTGGACGCCGGGCCGCGACCCGCAGAAGTTCCCCGTGTGCCCCACGTGCAAGGAGATCTACGAGCGGATGGCCTGA
- a CDS encoding nicotinate phosphoribosyltransferase, with amino-acid sequence MSHVSSALLTDRYELTMLGAALRDGTAHRQCVFELFGRRLPGARRFGVVAGTGRLLARLREFRFGDDELRFLRDERIVDADTLAYLEGFRFSGTVTGYREGELYFPGSPVLTVEGTFAEAVVLETVALSILNHDSAVATAAARMSIAAGERPLAEMGSRRASETSAVAAARAAYIAGFGATSNLEAGRTWGIPTMGTAAHAWTLLHDSEEDAFRSQIDALGTDTTLLVDTYDIRAGVETAIRVAGTGLGGVRLDSGDLPTVAAEVRQQLDALGATGTRITVTSDLDEFAIAALAASPVDAYGVGTSVVTGSGAPTAGMVYKLVARQAADGAWIAVAKASADKASVGGRKAAFRELDAGTATREIVAVADGFESVPSADAFEDARALQTLLVDHGEPDPAFEGVAGTQAARAHHLRVREELPVRALALSRSDPAIPTVYRQV; translated from the coding sequence ATGAGTCACGTCTCCAGCGCGCTGCTGACCGACCGCTACGAGCTCACGATGCTGGGCGCCGCCCTGCGCGACGGCACCGCGCACCGGCAGTGCGTCTTCGAGCTGTTCGGCCGGCGCCTGCCCGGCGCGCGCCGCTTCGGCGTGGTCGCGGGCACGGGCCGGCTGCTGGCGCGCCTGCGCGAGTTCCGGTTCGGCGACGACGAGCTGCGGTTCCTGCGCGACGAGCGCATCGTGGACGCCGACACCCTCGCCTATCTCGAGGGCTTCCGCTTCTCGGGCACCGTCACCGGGTACCGCGAGGGCGAGCTGTACTTCCCCGGCTCCCCCGTGCTGACCGTGGAGGGCACGTTCGCCGAGGCGGTCGTGCTGGAGACGGTCGCCCTGAGCATCCTGAACCACGACAGCGCCGTCGCCACGGCCGCCGCGCGCATGAGCATCGCGGCGGGCGAGCGCCCGCTGGCCGAGATGGGCTCGCGCCGCGCGTCGGAGACCTCCGCCGTCGCGGCGGCGCGCGCCGCGTACATCGCGGGCTTCGGCGCCACGAGCAACCTGGAGGCCGGGCGCACGTGGGGCATCCCCACGATGGGCACCGCGGCACACGCCTGGACGCTGCTGCACGATAGCGAGGAGGACGCCTTCCGCAGTCAGATCGACGCGCTGGGCACCGACACGACGCTGCTCGTCGACACCTACGACATCCGCGCGGGGGTCGAGACCGCCATCCGGGTGGCCGGCACGGGCCTGGGCGGCGTACGCCTCGACTCGGGCGACCTGCCGACCGTCGCCGCCGAGGTGCGGCAGCAGCTCGACGCCCTCGGCGCCACCGGCACCCGTATCACGGTCACGAGCGATCTCGACGAGTTCGCGATCGCCGCGCTCGCGGCATCCCCCGTCGACGCGTACGGCGTCGGCACGTCGGTCGTCACGGGATCGGGGGCGCCGACCGCCGGCATGGTGTACAAGCTCGTCGCCCGCCAGGCCGCCGACGGCGCGTGGATCGCGGTCGCGAAGGCGTCCGCGGACAAGGCGTCGGTGGGCGGCCGCAAGGCCGCGTTCCGCGAGCTGGATGCCGGGACCGCGACGCGCGAGATCGTCGCCGTCGCCGACGGGTTCGAGTCGGTGCCCTCCGCCGACGCGTTCGAGGACGCGCGGGCGCTGCAGACGCTGCTCGTCGACCACGGCGAGCCCGACCCGGCCTTCGAGGGCGTCGCGGGCACGCAGGCGGCGCGCGCCCATCACTTGCGCGTGCGCGAGGAGCTGCCCGTGCGGGCGCTCGCCCTCAGCCGGTCGGATCCGGCGATCCCGACGGTCTACCGCCAGGTGTGA
- the murI gene encoding glutamate racemase translates to MNDAPIGIFDSGVGGLTVARAVSQLLPRESIHYIGDTAHSPYGPKPIADVRRYALEVLDVLVSEGVKMLVIACNTASAAMLRDARERYDVPVVEVIGPAVRTAISTTRNGRIGVIGTVGTIGSRAYQDMLEVNERLTVLARACPRFVEFVEAGVTDTAEVLAVAEEYLAPLRDADVDTLVLGCTHYPFLEGAISYVMGPDVSLVSSDTETAKDVYRQLVSRELLAGTGARPQHVYEATGDSADDFIRLADRLIGRGVSAVRLVQTGAIDLPKGTP, encoded by the coding sequence GTGAATGACGCGCCCATCGGGATCTTCGACTCCGGCGTCGGCGGTCTCACCGTGGCCCGGGCCGTCTCGCAGCTGCTGCCGCGGGAGTCCATCCACTACATCGGCGACACCGCGCACTCGCCCTACGGTCCCAAGCCGATCGCCGACGTGCGCCGCTACGCCCTCGAGGTGCTCGACGTGCTCGTCTCCGAGGGCGTGAAGATGCTCGTGATCGCCTGCAACACGGCGTCGGCGGCGATGCTGCGCGACGCCCGCGAGCGCTACGACGTGCCCGTCGTCGAGGTGATCGGACCCGCCGTGCGCACTGCGATCTCGACGACGCGCAACGGGCGCATCGGCGTGATCGGCACCGTCGGCACCATCGGCTCCCGCGCCTACCAGGACATGCTCGAGGTCAACGAGCGGCTCACCGTGCTCGCCCGCGCGTGCCCGCGCTTCGTCGAGTTCGTCGAGGCGGGCGTCACCGACACGGCCGAGGTGCTCGCGGTCGCCGAGGAGTACCTCGCGCCGCTGCGCGACGCCGACGTGGACACGCTCGTGCTGGGCTGCACGCACTATCCGTTCCTGGAGGGCGCGATCAGCTACGTCATGGGCCCCGACGTCTCGCTCGTCTCCAGCGACACCGAGACCGCGAAGGACGTGTACCGTCAGCTGGTCTCGCGCGAGCTGCTCGCCGGCACCGGCGCGCGCCCACAGCACGTGTACGAGGCCACCGGCGACTCGGCCGACGACTTCATCCGCCTCGCCGACCGCCTCATCGGGCGGGGCGTCTCCGCCGTGCGCCTCGTGCAGACCGGGGCGATCGACCTGCCGAAGGGAACCCCATGA
- the rph gene encoding ribonuclease PH translates to MTDLVRADGRTPDQLRPVTIERGWSAHAEGSALISFGGTRVLCTASFTGGVPRWLTGKGKGWVTAEYAMLPRATNTRGDRESVKGRIGGRTHEISRLIGRSLRAVVDTKALGENTIVIDCDVLQADGGTRTAAITGAYVALADAIEWGRRRGHVTKNAVVLRDSVAAVSVGIVDGTPLLDLAYVEDVRAETDMNVVVTGRGLFVEVQGTAEGAPFDKRELDQLLELGLAGCASLRDAQAAALEAAE, encoded by the coding sequence ATGACCGATCTCGTCCGCGCCGACGGCCGCACCCCCGACCAGCTGCGCCCGGTCACGATCGAGCGCGGCTGGAGCGCGCACGCCGAGGGATCGGCGCTCATCTCCTTCGGCGGCACGCGCGTGCTGTGCACCGCCTCGTTCACGGGCGGCGTGCCGCGCTGGCTCACCGGCAAGGGCAAGGGCTGGGTGACCGCGGAGTACGCGATGCTGCCGCGCGCGACGAACACGCGCGGCGACCGCGAGTCGGTCAAGGGCAGGATCGGCGGGCGCACGCACGAGATCTCGCGTCTCATCGGCCGCTCGCTGCGCGCCGTCGTCGACACGAAGGCGCTGGGCGAGAACACGATCGTGATCGACTGCGACGTGCTGCAGGCCGACGGCGGCACCCGCACGGCCGCGATCACGGGCGCCTACGTCGCCCTCGCCGACGCGATCGAGTGGGGTCGCCGCAGGGGACACGTGACCAAGAACGCGGTCGTGCTGCGCGATTCCGTCGCCGCGGTGTCGGTCGGCATCGTCGACGGCACCCCTCTGCTCGACCTCGCCTACGTCGAGGACGTGCGCGCCGAGACCGACATGAACGTCGTCGTGACGGGGCGCGGCCTGTTCGTCGAGGTGCAGGGCACGGCCGAGGGCGCTCCGTTCGACAAGCGTGAGCTCGACCAGCTGCTGGAGCTCGGGCTCGCGGGATGCGCGAGCCTGCGCGACGCGCAGGCGGCCGCGCTGGAGGCCGCCGAGTGA
- the rdgB gene encoding RdgB/HAM1 family non-canonical purine NTP pyrophosphatase: protein MTGRRIVLATHNPHKVEEFGGIVSRVRPDLELVGYDGPEPVEDGVTFAENALIKARTAAAHTGLPALADDSGICVDVLGGAPGVFSAYWAGHRKDSTANLALLLDQLSDVADRHRAARFVSTIALVTPDGDEHVVEGVWPGRLATAPRGENGFGYDPAFIPDGDDRTAAELSPEEKNATSHRARAFVALAELLRAL, encoded by the coding sequence GTGACGGGGCGCCGTATCGTGCTGGCGACCCACAATCCGCACAAGGTGGAGGAGTTCGGCGGCATCGTGTCGCGCGTGCGCCCCGACCTGGAGCTCGTCGGCTACGACGGCCCGGAGCCCGTCGAGGACGGCGTGACCTTCGCCGAGAACGCGCTCATCAAGGCGCGCACGGCCGCGGCGCACACGGGGCTTCCCGCGCTCGCCGACGACTCCGGCATCTGCGTCGACGTGCTCGGCGGGGCGCCCGGGGTGTTCAGCGCCTACTGGGCGGGGCACCGCAAGGACTCCACGGCGAACCTCGCCCTGCTGCTCGACCAGCTCTCCGACGTCGCCGACCGTCACCGGGCGGCGCGGTTCGTCTCGACCATCGCGCTCGTGACGCCGGACGGCGACGAGCACGTCGTGGAGGGCGTCTGGCCGGGCCGGCTCGCGACGGCGCCGCGCGGCGAGAACGGCTTCGGCTACGACCCCGCCTTCATCCCCGACGGCGACGACCGCACGGCCGCCGAGCTCTCGCCCGAGGAGAAGAACGCGACGTCGCATCGTGCGCGCGCGTTCGTCGCGCTCGCGGAGCTGCTGCGCGCGCTCTGA
- a CDS encoding cation diffusion facilitator family transporter: MHDHAPAGGIRGASSRRLLAFSLALTATVMVVQVVGALWSGSLALLADAAHMFTDSSALVIALIASAVAARPADARNTYGYRRAEVFGALVNAVILIVLSAWVAVEGVGRLVRGDEVEVAGGVMLVIACVGLLANAVSLYLLSAAQKTSINVRGAYLEVLGDLVGSALVIVAAIVVATTGWMAADALASLVIAALIVPRAVSLLREVFSVLGERVPTGTDVREIRDHLLGAEGVVAVHDVHVWQLTRGAPVFTAHVVVDPEILSAEGTGRLLSQLQGCLAEHFDVEHSTFQFEPAGHVEHDVHH, encoded by the coding sequence ATGCACGATCACGCGCCCGCCGGGGGCATCCGCGGCGCGAGCAGCCGCCGCCTGCTCGCGTTCTCGCTCGCGCTCACCGCGACGGTCATGGTCGTGCAGGTCGTCGGCGCGCTGTGGAGCGGATCGCTTGCGCTGCTCGCCGACGCGGCGCACATGTTCACCGACTCGTCGGCGCTCGTGATCGCGCTCATCGCGAGCGCCGTGGCGGCGCGTCCCGCCGACGCCCGCAACACGTACGGCTACCGGCGCGCCGAGGTGTTCGGCGCGCTCGTCAACGCCGTCATCCTCATCGTCCTGAGCGCCTGGGTCGCGGTCGAAGGCGTCGGCCGGCTCGTGCGCGGCGACGAGGTCGAGGTCGCGGGCGGCGTCATGCTCGTGATCGCGTGCGTCGGCCTGCTCGCCAACGCGGTCTCGCTGTACCTGCTGAGCGCGGCGCAGAAGACGAGCATCAACGTGCGCGGCGCCTACCTGGAGGTGCTCGGAGACCTCGTGGGCTCGGCGCTCGTCATCGTCGCCGCGATCGTCGTCGCGACGACGGGATGGATGGCGGCCGACGCGCTCGCCTCGCTCGTCATCGCCGCGCTCATCGTGCCGCGCGCCGTCTCGCTGCTGCGCGAGGTGTTCTCGGTGCTCGGCGAGCGCGTGCCCACCGGAACCGACGTGCGGGAGATCCGGGATCACCTGCTCGGTGCCGAGGGCGTGGTCGCCGTGCACGACGTGCACGTGTGGCAGCTCACGCGAGGGGCGCCGGTCTTCACGGCGCACGTTGTCGTCGATCCGGAGATCCTCAGCGCCGAGGGCACGGGCCGGCTGCTGTCGCAGCTGCAGGGCTGCCTCGCCGAGCACTTCGACGTCGAGCACTCGACGTTCCAGTTCGAGCCGGCCGGTCACGTCGAGCACGACGTGCACCACTGA
- a CDS encoding DedA family protein, with translation MHSLALIPWLDPETIIGAAGPWALAVVCFIVFAETGLLVGFLLPGDTLLVISGLLSHPTPYAPDGVFGLNVWWVALLIGVSAFIGGEVGYVIGHKGGPAVFERKESGLFSRKNVERTNAFFERYGGLTVILARFVPIVRTFAPVAAGVGHMPKGKYTLYNLVGAVLWGFGLTVFGYLIGFIPPVARFVQDYIDLILLAAVGGTALVTIWHYFSERRKVRREKANPVAADGATEDA, from the coding sequence TTGCACTCCCTCGCCCTCATCCCCTGGCTCGACCCCGAGACCATCATCGGCGCGGCCGGCCCCTGGGCGCTCGCCGTGGTCTGCTTCATCGTCTTCGCGGAGACGGGGCTGCTGGTCGGCTTCCTGCTGCCCGGCGACACCCTCCTCGTGATCTCCGGGCTCCTGTCGCATCCGACGCCGTACGCCCCCGACGGCGTCTTCGGTCTCAACGTCTGGTGGGTCGCCCTGCTGATCGGCGTCTCGGCGTTCATCGGCGGAGAGGTCGGCTACGTCATCGGCCACAAGGGCGGGCCCGCGGTCTTCGAGCGCAAGGAGTCGGGGCTGTTCAGCCGCAAGAACGTCGAGCGCACGAACGCGTTCTTCGAGCGCTACGGCGGCCTCACGGTCATCCTGGCCCGGTTCGTGCCGATCGTGCGGACCTTCGCGCCCGTCGCCGCCGGCGTCGGACACATGCCCAAGGGCAAGTACACGCTCTACAACCTCGTCGGCGCCGTGCTCTGGGGCTTCGGCCTCACCGTCTTCGGCTACCTCATCGGGTTCATCCCGCCGGTTGCGCGCTTCGTGCAGGACTACATCGACCTGATCCTGCTCGCCGCCGTCGGCGGCACGGCGCTCGTCACGATCTGGCACTACTTCTCCGAGCGCCGCAAGGTGCGCCGTGAGAAGGCGAACCCCGTGGCGGCGGACGGCGCGACCGAGGACGCCTGA
- a CDS encoding isocitrate lyase produces MTAYQDDITAIQALKEENGSSWDAINPEYVARMRAQNRFKTGLEIAQYTADIMRRDMAEYDADSSVYTQSLGVWHGFIGQQKLISIKKHLKSTNKRYLYLSGWMVAALRSEFGPLPDQSMHEKTAVPALIEELYTFLRQADARELDLLFTKLDDARAAGDTVSEELIQSQIDNYETHVVPIIADIDAGFGNPEATYLLAKKMIEAGACAIQIENQVSDEKQCGHQDGKVTVPHEDFIAKINAVRYAFLELGIDNGVIVARTDSLGAGLTQKLAVTSTPGDLGDQYNAFLDVEEISDADLGNGDVVIKRDGKLLRPKRLASNLYQFRSGTGEDRCVLDCITSLRNGADLLWIETEKPHVEQIAGMVDRIREEIPNAKLVYNNSPSFNWTLNFRQQAYDLLAEQGKDVSAYDRANLMSVEYDETELAQLADEKIRTFQRDGSARAGIFHHLITLPTYHTAALSTDDLAKGYFADQGMLAYVKGVQRREIREGIATVKHQNMAGSDIGDNHKEYFSGDAALKASGKDNTMNQFS; encoded by the coding sequence ATGACTGCCTACCAGGACGACATCACCGCCATCCAGGCGCTCAAAGAGGAGAACGGCTCCAGCTGGGACGCCATCAACCCTGAGTACGTTGCCCGGATGCGCGCTCAGAACCGCTTCAAGACCGGCCTCGAGATCGCGCAGTACACCGCGGACATCATGCGCCGCGACATGGCCGAGTACGACGCCGACTCGTCGGTGTACACCCAGTCGCTCGGCGTCTGGCACGGCTTCATCGGCCAGCAGAAGCTGATCTCGATCAAGAAGCACCTGAAGAGCACCAACAAGCGCTACCTGTACCTGTCGGGCTGGATGGTCGCCGCCCTCCGCTCCGAGTTCGGCCCGCTGCCCGACCAGTCGATGCACGAGAAGACCGCGGTCCCCGCCCTCATCGAGGAGCTCTACACCTTCCTGCGCCAGGCCGACGCCCGCGAGCTCGACCTGCTCTTCACGAAGCTCGACGACGCCCGCGCGGCCGGCGACACCGTCTCGGAGGAGCTCATCCAGTCGCAGATCGACAACTACGAGACCCACGTCGTGCCGATCATCGCCGACATCGACGCCGGCTTCGGCAACCCCGAGGCCACGTACCTGCTCGCCAAGAAGATGATCGAGGCGGGCGCCTGCGCCATCCAGATCGAGAACCAGGTCTCGGACGAGAAGCAGTGCGGTCACCAGGACGGCAAGGTCACCGTGCCGCACGAGGACTTCATCGCCAAGATCAACGCCGTCCGCTACGCGTTCCTCGAGCTCGGCATCGACAACGGCGTCATCGTCGCGCGCACCGACTCGCTCGGCGCCGGCCTCACCCAGAAGCTCGCCGTGACGAGCACCCCGGGCGACCTGGGCGACCAGTACAACGCGTTCCTGGACGTCGAGGAGATCTCGGACGCCGACCTCGGCAACGGCGACGTCGTCATCAAGCGCGACGGCAAGCTGCTGCGCCCGAAGCGCCTGGCCAGCAACCTCTACCAGTTCCGCTCCGGCACCGGCGAGGACCGCTGCGTGCTCGACTGCATCACGTCGCTGCGCAACGGCGCCGACCTGCTGTGGATCGAGACCGAGAAGCCGCACGTCGAGCAGATCGCCGGCATGGTGGACCGCATCCGCGAGGAGATCCCGAACGCGAAGCTCGTCTACAACAACAGCCCGTCGTTCAACTGGACGCTCAACTTCCGCCAGCAGGCCTACGACCTGCTCGCGGAGCAGGGCAAGGACGTCTCGGCGTACGACCGCGCGAACCTGATGAGCGTCGAGTACGACGAGACCGAGCTCGCTCAGCTGGCCGACGAGAAGATCCGCACCTTCCAGCGCGACGGCTCCGCCCGCGCCGGCATCTTCCACCACCTGATCACGCTGCCGACCTACCACACGGCCGCGCTCTCGACCGACGACCTGGCCAAGGGCTACTTCGCCGACCAGGGCATGCTCGCCTACGTCAAGGGCGTGCAGCGCCGCGAGATCCGCGAGGGCATCGCGACCGTCAAGCACCAGAACATGGCCGGCAGCGACATCGGCGACAACCACAAGGAGTACTTCTCCGGTGACGCCGCGCTCAAGGCCTCGGGCAAGGACAACACGATGAACCAGTTCAGCTGA
- a CDS encoding CpaF family protein: MSLANVTSLPSSIVPVIAERVRDRLREEQTDPARQPGRAEQVALREVRRHNDVAPARGWEEIEDEAACVRAALALVTGYGPLQALLDDPEVEEIWINAPDRVFFAVAGRAQRAPVVLTDAAVRDLVERMLQSTGRRVDLSQPFVDASLPDGSRLHVAIPDITRAHWAVNIRKFLPGRRTLDDLVDAGSLTRDAAELLRSAMAAGRSVLVSGATHAGKTTLLSALIGACPPDRRIVTVEETFELAIDAADVVALQGRQPSLEGTGEVALRRLVKEALRMRPDRIVVGEVRDAEALDLLLALNTGVPGAATIHANSAGDALRKLAALPLLAGRNIDLGFVLPAIAAGVQLVVHCAMDAGGRRRVQEIAETTGEVVGGVVQTRSLFRSAE, translated from the coding sequence GTGAGCCTCGCGAACGTCACCTCCCTCCCGTCGTCGATCGTGCCGGTCATCGCCGAGCGCGTGCGCGATCGCCTGCGCGAGGAGCAGACCGATCCGGCACGGCAGCCGGGCCGTGCCGAGCAGGTCGCGCTGCGGGAGGTGCGCCGCCACAACGACGTCGCGCCCGCCCGCGGGTGGGAGGAGATCGAGGACGAGGCGGCGTGCGTGCGCGCGGCGCTCGCGCTCGTGACCGGATACGGCCCGCTGCAGGCTCTGCTCGACGATCCCGAGGTCGAGGAGATCTGGATCAACGCGCCCGACCGCGTGTTCTTCGCCGTCGCGGGTCGCGCGCAGCGGGCTCCCGTCGTGCTGACCGACGCGGCCGTGCGCGACCTCGTCGAGCGGATGCTGCAGTCCACGGGACGGCGCGTCGACCTGAGCCAGCCGTTCGTCGACGCGTCGCTGCCCGACGGCAGCCGCCTGCACGTCGCGATCCCCGACATCACCCGGGCGCACTGGGCGGTGAACATCCGCAAGTTCCTGCCGGGCCGGCGCACGCTCGACGACCTCGTCGACGCGGGGTCGCTCACCCGTGACGCCGCCGAGCTGCTGCGCTCGGCCATGGCCGCGGGCCGCAGCGTGCTGGTGTCGGGGGCGACGCACGCGGGGAAGACCACGCTGCTGTCGGCCCTGATCGGCGCCTGTCCTCCCGACCGCCGCATCGTCACGGTCGAGGAGACCTTCGAGCTCGCGATCGACGCCGCCGACGTCGTGGCACTGCAAGGCCGCCAGCCCAGCCTCGAGGGCACCGGCGAGGTCGCCCTGCGCCGTCTCGTGAAGGAGGCGCTGCGCATGCGGCCCGACCGCATCGTCGTCGGCGAGGTGCGCGATGCCGAGGCGCTCGACCTGCTGCTCGCCCTCAACACGGGCGTGCCCGGCGCGGCGACCATCCACGCGAACTCCGCGGGCGACGCGCTGCGCAAGCTCGCGGCGCTCCCGCTGCTGGCCGGCCGCAACATCGACCTCGGGTTCGTGCTGCCCGCGATCGCCGCGGGCGTGCAGCTCGTCGTGCACTGCGCGATGGATGCCGGAGGGCGCCGCCGCGTGCAGGAGATCGCCGAGACCACGGGAGAGGTCGTCGGCGGCGTCGTGCAGACCCGATCGCTCTTCCGGAGCGCCGAGTGA
- a CDS encoding type II secretion system F family protein, producing MTVLWGVVLAAGLLLTLSPWLWPPRPVAVRPERAGPIGRLLEESGYAHAPVGRVPAIGALLGALAGAAAWLATSLAVVAMLALLAGAAAPVVWLRARARRLRRSRRALWADVCDLLISSVRAGSSLPDAVSALAANGPPALRPAFAGFASDVAASGHFDSAALRLKAALGDPVADRIVETLRMARQVGGTELTGVLRALSASVRADAAVRAEVDARQSWIRGAAVVGVVAPWIVLLLLSLRPEGVAAYSSPEGVVVVLAGAAASVVAFRVMLWLGRLPEPQRWFS from the coding sequence GTGACCGTGCTCTGGGGCGTCGTCCTCGCGGCGGGCCTGCTGCTGACGCTGTCGCCGTGGCTGTGGCCGCCACGACCCGTCGCCGTCCGGCCCGAGCGGGCGGGACCGATCGGGCGCCTGCTAGAGGAGTCGGGCTACGCCCACGCGCCGGTCGGCCGCGTGCCCGCGATCGGGGCGCTGCTCGGCGCCCTCGCCGGTGCCGCCGCCTGGCTCGCGACGTCGCTCGCCGTCGTCGCGATGCTCGCGCTGCTGGCCGGCGCGGCGGCGCCCGTCGTGTGGCTCCGCGCCCGCGCGCGACGTCTGCGCCGGTCGCGGCGCGCGTTGTGGGCCGACGTGTGCGACCTGCTCATCTCGTCGGTGCGCGCCGGGTCGTCGCTGCCCGACGCGGTGAGCGCGCTCGCCGCCAACGGCCCGCCGGCGCTGCGGCCCGCGTTCGCCGGGTTCGCGTCGGACGTCGCGGCATCCGGGCACTTCGACTCGGCCGCGCTGCGCCTCAAGGCGGCGCTGGGCGACCCGGTGGCCGATCGCATCGTCGAGACGCTGCGCATGGCCCGGCAGGTCGGCGGCACGGAGCTGACCGGCGTGCTCCGCGCGCTGTCGGCGTCGGTGCGCGCCGACGCGGCGGTGCGGGCCGAGGTCGACGCCCGCCAGTCGTGGATTCGCGGCGCCGCCGTCGTGGGCGTCGTCGCCCCGTGGATCGTGCTGCTGCTGCTCTCGCTGCGCCCCGAGGGGGTCGCCGCCTACTCCAGCCCCGAGGGCGTCGTCGTCGTGCTCGCCGGCGCGGCGGCGTCGGTCGTCGCCTTCCGCGTCATGCTCTGGCTCGGCCGCCTGCCCGAGCCGCAGAGGTGGTTCTCGTGA